AAGGACTTGATAGGGGTGATCGCAGAATATTTCTGCTAATACTTGGAGCGATCGCTCTGAGCAAGTTTTATAAAATATAGCGGGAAAATCCATCACAATTAGCTGCTCTTCAAAGCTAATTGCTAAATCGCCGCTCAATGTGGAGAAAATGAGAGGTAATTGGGGATCAATTACCTCTAGTTCGCGCAAATAATGGGCGATCGCAAGTGTGGCATGACCACAGAGCGGTACTTCTTGGGTCGGCGTAAACCATCGCAATTGAAAATGATTTTGTGAAGAATTTTTGTCTAAAGGCTTAACAAATGCGGTTTCTGAGAGATTCATCTCCGCAGCAATTTGCTGCATTTGAGCATCTTCAGGAAATTGCTCAACCAATGTCGTAGCGGCGGGATTACCGCGAAATGATTGATTAGTAAATGCGTCAATAATAGCGATCGATAGTTGCATAAGTAGCTGGTTGCAATTAAATGTAAAACCCTAAAACCTGTGGCGCAAGCGCAGCTTGCGCCACAGGTTTTGGCTCTGGGTTTTAATTATGCCCACCAGCTCAATATTTTGTAGTAGCGCCCCTTTGGGACGCTACTACTAACGAACTAAGGGATTGCTAGCTCTGCGTTTATAACTTGATTGTTAGATATTCTGAAGAAGTAATCTTTTAATTGTGTAAATCTTGGCTCGATCGCGCCAAAAGTTAAAATCGCTAACTTGTTATTACGACGTTGTAATTTACTATTAGCCTGAAATTTAATTTGCTGACCGCCAATTGTCACCGTCGATGTCCAGACAATCACGATATTACCCGTTGACTCAACTACAGGCGATCGCATCTCAAAATCAGTCTGATCGCCATACATACCCTTAATCATTACCGCAAAAACATCACTCAAACGATTCTCTGGGATTTCGCTCGGCGGTACAAAAATATTGGTGGAAATTGTCGCTCGTCCCGCCTGTTCATTCCAAGTCACCAGTAACTCACCTGTTTGGCTTTTATCAATCAGCTTCCAGCCCTTCGGTACATCCATTTCCAAAATCCCCGAACGATGTTTGTAAGGTTCGAGTTCTTTTATTTCTAGTTCGGGTAAAGTACTTGGAGCGATCGCAGGTTTAGGGCTTGACGTAGGGACGCTAGTTGATGCAGGAGTTGCCGTTGTAGTATTTGTATTTGTAGGCGTAGGTGTTGGGGAAACTTTGGTGGTATCGTTCGCAGGCATAGAGAAATTATTACCATTCTCAGAGTTACCACAGGCGTTAAATAATCCTGTGGCGATCGCTGATAGTAATAAAACCGATAGCCTGATCGATATTTTTCGCAAAAGAAACATAATGTTGCGCCCTCAAGCAGACCCAGATAGTTTATAGCAGTTATGGTTGTCGCCTTACAAGCTAATACCAAAACACAAAATGGCGTAGCCATTTAGCTGTCGCCAAACCAAACTAATTGAACGTCAGTTCGACAGAGTAGACAAAAGCAAAAGAAAAGCTGAGACTAGGTTTGACAAACTAAAAGCCTCAGCAATATGAACAGTATCGTATCGCACTTGGATATCACGCGAATCTTCTGTGAAGTGGATGATTTCTGCGAAAGCTTTGAAAAACACTGGCAAGAGCAACCAATGTTGCCATCAATGCAGGGAGAAAGGAAAAGTCGCTCAAGAATGAGGTTGAGTGAAGTGATGACCATCGCGATCGCCTTTCATGGGTCAGGATACAAGACCTTCAAAGACTTCTATACCCTAACTGTAATACCGTTTTGGCGGAAAGCTTTTCCCCACTTGGTAAGCTACACCCGCTTTGTGGAGCTAATGCCTTGGACAATGATGTTGTTATGTTGCTTTCTGCATACACGCAAAGGCGAAGTGACAGGAATATCATTCATCGACTCCACACCGATCAATGTCTGTGTACCATGCCGTGCCCATGCCCATAAAGTATTCAAAGGTATGGTCAATTGGGGCAAAAACTCAGTGGGTTGGCACTTTGGCTTCAAGCTACATTTGATTATCAACGACAAAGGGGAATTGCTTGCCTTCAAGCTCACACCAGCCAATGTTGATGACCGACAACCTGTGCCTGAGATGGCTCAAGACCTCTTTGGTCAATTGTTTGGTGACCGTGGTTATATCTCCCAAAAGTTGTTTGAGAAGCTCTATGAACAAGGTTTACAACTGATTACTAAGCGCAAGAAAAATATGAAAAACTGTTTGGTCAAGTTGATTGACAAGATTTTGCTGCGTAAGCGCGCAATTATTGAGTCCGTCAATGACCAACTCAAAAACATTTCTCAGATTGAGCATTCAAGACATCGCAGTTTTTTTAATTTTCTTGTCAACCTTTTAGCTGGGTTGGTTGCTTATACATATCGAGAGACTAAACCTGCTTTAGATCTTCTCTTCAAAGGCTTGCCTGCTCTTCCTCCTGCCATCTTTTAGTGCGTCGAACTCACGTTAATTGAGTGGCGGCGCTCCGCGCCGCCACTCAATTAGTTTGGTTAGTAATGAGGCGGCGCTCTGCACCGCCTCATTACTAACCAAACTGCAACGCTTGACCACGCACATCAGGATTAACTTTGCCATTAGCATACACGACCTGACCACCGACAATCGTAGTATCAGCCCAG
This genomic stretch from Pseudanabaena galeata CCNP1313 harbors:
- a CDS encoding IS982 family transposase, encoding MDITRIFCEVDDFCESFEKHWQEQPMLPSMQGERKSRSRMRLSEVMTIAIAFHGSGYKTFKDFYTLTVIPFWRKAFPHLVSYTRFVELMPWTMMLLCCFLHTRKGEVTGISFIDSTPINVCVPCRAHAHKVFKGMVNWGKNSVGWHFGFKLHLIINDKGELLAFKLTPANVDDRQPVPEMAQDLFGQLFGDRGYISQKLFEKLYEQGLQLITKRKKNMKNCLVKLIDKILLRKRAIIESVNDQLKNISQIEHSRHRSFFNFLVNLLAGLVAYTYRETKPALDLLFKGLPALPPAIF
- a CDS encoding PhzF family phenazine biosynthesis protein — its product is MQLSIAIIDAFTNQSFRGNPAATTLVEQFPEDAQMQQIAAEMNLSETAFVKPLDKNSSQNHFQLRWFTPTQEVPLCGHATLAIAHYLRELEVIDPQLPLIFSTLSGDLAISFEEQLIVMDFPAIFYKTCSERSLQVLAEIFCDHPYQVLGQAEDYLTVLLESESLVKNFQPQFDLIAKLDGFGFIITAIADPESPYDFVSRFFAPKAGIPEDPVTGSAHCSLTPYWANHLGKSDLKAKQLSARTGELQVGDRGTRVLLKGEAITFLRGQITIKPK